The Aphis gossypii isolate Hap1 chromosome 3, ASM2018417v2, whole genome shotgun sequence genome includes a region encoding these proteins:
- the LOC126550811 gene encoding uncharacterized protein LOC126550811, whose translation MKYCSIRGCSKGKGIKMHSIPKDQENEWLNIIKKHQRDFKMTKNTVICFKHFREEDYYIGGAYDRLILKKSAIPSIFKNLCDDQIKSVLPGSSVSPNIVNMDHDYCLSTHISHQNSVISDSSFMKVKSIPTPSITPNDLLICGNDFSINNDNHCSIDNVSDSDSITKLMPQKKKRKVYMGDFSEFSDIESPNSRLKFWNAYKALSDNQKKKIKLLENEIHNLKNKLKTVNSLVDHLQNEKKLISNNCFSILKVCFVYLHPYIYVLAIHVEHKTNYIK comes from the exons atgaagtatTGTTCTATTCGAGGATGTTCAAAAGGAAAAGGAATAAAAATGCACAg catTCCCAAAGATCAAGAAAATGAATggcttaacataataaaaaagcaTCAACGGGATTTTAAAATGACCAAAAATACAGTTATttgctttaaacattttagagaagaagattattatattggtggtGCATATgatcgtttaattttaaaaaaatctgctATACCcagcatatttaaaaatttat gtgATGATCAAATCAAATCGGTTTTACCAGGGTCCTCTGTTTCaccaaatattgttaatatggATCATGATTATTGTTTGTCAACTCATATTTCTCACCAAAATTCTGTGATTTCTG attctaGTTTTATGAAAGTAAAAAGTATTCCTACACCTTCGATCACtccaaatgatttattaatttgtggcAATGATTTTTCCATCAACAATGACAATCATTGTTCCATAGACAATGTTTCTGATTCTGATTCCATAACAAAACTTATGCctcaaaaaaa AAAACGTAAAGTTTACATGGGTGACTTTAGTGAATTTTCAGATATAGAAAGCCCAAATAGCAGGCTCAAGTTCTGGAATGCATATAAAGCATTAAGtgataaccaaaaaaaaaaaattaaactacttgaaaatgaaattcataatctcaaaaacaaattgaaaacagTTAATAGCTTGGTTGATCActtacaaaatgaaaaaaaactgatttcaaataattgtttttctattttaaaggTTTGTTTTGTCTACCTGCATCCATACATTTATGTGTTGGCAATACATGTtgaacataaaacaaattatataaaataa
- the LOC114131426 gene encoding frataxin, mitochondrial, with amino-acid sequence MTSLKLLQALVTKNRSFTKILLKREYYCLIINRLNRLQLKNSSAQHQIKFNPYENLNIHKSSMFKQFSTSNNQAEIDFEQACNETLESLCEYFEQIVEDNPHLENPDILFSDGVLTIQLGEPYGTYVINRQTPNKQIWLSSPISGPKRYDFNGTKWIYKHDGVSLHELLTSELSKEYSFNVDFSKCIFSGTFSN; translated from the exons ATGACGTCTTTGAAGCTACTACAAGCATTAGTCACAAAAAATAGatcttttactaaaatattacttaaacgGGAGTATTATTGTCTTATTATAAATCGATTAAATCGattacagttaaaaaattcCTCAGCTcaacatcaaataaaattcaacCCTTATGAAAACCTCAACATTCATAAGTCTTCtatgtttaaacaattttctacTTCTAATAATCA AGCCGAAATAGATTTTGAACAGGCGTGCAATGAaacattagaatcattatgtgaatattttgaacaaattgTGGAAGATAATCCACATCTTGAAAATCCCGACATTTTATTcagt gaTGGTGTTTTAACAATTCAATTAGGTGAACCATATGGCACATATGTTATTAATCGACAGAcaccaaataaacaaatatggtTGAGTTCACCAATAAGTGGTCCAAAACGATATGATTTTAATGGTACAAAATGGATTTACAAACATGATGGTGTTAGCTTACATGAATTATTGACTTCTGAATTGTCTAaagaatattcatttaatgtagacttttctaaatgtatatttagtgGTACTTttagtaattag